CGTGCGAGATCCCCGCCTCGTCCAGGATCGCGTCGAGCAGAGTGTTGGGCTGCATGTGGGCCCCCGGATGGCTCGGTGCGGCCAGATTAGTGGGTCCGTCTTCACACGGGGTGTGAACGGAGTGCCCGCATCCGCGCTGTGTGCGCGCTGTCGCTGAGAGTCGCCGGCCGGTTGACTGAATCGCCTCGAAAGAGGCCGGCCGGGCCGCCGGCTCCCCCTCGTACAGTGCGGCGGCCCGCTATCGCCGTCCGCCCGGCCGCCTGCCCGACACTCCGTGGCGGGGCGGACGGCTCCGCCGGCCGGACCGTCTGGGGTGCGGGGAACCGCGCGGACGACCACGACGAAGCCGCAGCCGCCCGCACACCGCGGTTCCCCGCCCCTTGGGCACTCAGCTCCGCAGCTCGGCGCCCACACGCCCGCCCGCGAGGGCGACCGCCGCGTCGCGGGCCGCGGACGCCTCGTCCACGGTCAGCGTCCGGTCGGCCGCCCGGAACCGCAGCGCGTAGGCGAGCGACTTCCGTCCGTCACCCAGCTGCTCCGCGTTCTCATACACGTCGAACAGCCGGATCGACTCCAGCAGCTCCCCGGCCCCCTCACGCAAGGCCTCCTCGACCTCCGCCGCCGGAACAACGGCGTCGACGACCAGGGCGACGTCCTGCGTGGCCACGGGGAACGTGGAGATCCGCGGCGCCGCCGCCGTGGCGTCACCGGCGGCCTCCACCGCGTCCAGGTCGATCTCCGTCGCGCAGGTGCGCGCGGGGAGGCCGAGGGCCTTCACGACCCGCGGATGCAGCTCGCCCGCGTGCCCCACGACCCGCTCGGCACCGTCCACGGTGACCGCCAGCTCGGCGCATCGCCCCGGGTGCCACGGCCCGTACTGCCCCTTGCGGATGACGAGCTCGGCGCCGGCCTCCCGCGCGACGGACCGCGCGGCCTCGACCGCGTCGGCCCAGTCGGCCGGACGGCCCTTGCCCCACCAGCCGGCCTGCTCACGCGCACCGGCGAGGACGACGGCCACGTGCCGCGGCTGCTCGGGCAGCGCCGCGTTCAGCTCGGCGAGCTCCTCGTCGGTCGGGCGGCGGTCGACCGGCAGCACGGCCGCGATCCGCTGCTCCTCGCGCGGCCGGAAGACCAGACCGGACTCGAACAGCGCGAGGTCGTGCGAGCCCCGGCCGTCGTTGCGCCGCAGGGCGGCGAGCAGACCCGGCAGCAGCGACGTGCGCAGCACGGGCTCCTCGTCGCTCAGCGGGTTGCTGAGCTTCACGACGCGCCGGGCCCGGTCGTCCGCCTCCAGGCCGAGCTGGTCGAAGACCTGCTCGCCGATGAACGGGTAGTTCAGCGCCTCGACGTATCCGGCACCGGCCAGGGCGCGGCCCACGCGGCGGTGCAGCCGCTGCCGGTCGGTCAGGCCGAGGCCCGCCGGCGGCTTGGGCAGCGTGGAGGGCAGGTTCTCGTAGCCCTCCAGCCGGATGACCTCTTCGGCCAGGTCGTTCGGGTCGGTGAGGTCGGGCCGCCAGGACGGCACGGTGACGATCAGCTCGTCCTGCCCGTACACGTCGCAGCCGACCTCCTGGAGGCGGCGTACGACGGTCTCGCGGCCGTAGACCACGCCCGCGACCTTGTCCGGGTGATCGGCCGGGATGGTGATGGTGCGCGGCGCGGAAGGGGCGAGGACCTCGGTGACGCCGACCTCGGCGGTGCCGCCCGCGAGCAGCACCAGCAGGTCGACGGTGCGCTGCGCGGCGGCCGCCGCGGCCTGCGGGTCGACGCCGCGCTCGAAGCGCCGAGACGCCTCGGAGGACAGCTTGTGCCGGCGGGCCGTGCGCGCGATCGACACCGCGTCGAAGTGCGCGGCCTCGATGACGACGTCGGCCGTGGCGTTCTCGACGTTGTCGTGGTCGGCGATCTCCGTGTTGGCGCCGCCCATGACGCCGGCGAGCCCGATCGGGCCGCGGTCGTCGGTGATCACCAGATCCTCGGCGTCCAGCGTGCGCTCGGCACCGTCGAGGGTGGTGAGCTTCTCGCCCGGCTCGGCCCGGCGCACGCCGA
This is a stretch of genomic DNA from Streptomyces hawaiiensis. It encodes these proteins:
- the pheT gene encoding phenylalanine--tRNA ligase subunit beta; this translates as MRVPLSWLREYVDLPETESGRDVQEKLVSAGLEVETVEQLGADLKGPLVVGQVSTIEELTEFKKPIRFCTVDVGRANGTGEPQEIVCGARNFAVGDKVVVALPGAVLPGDFQIAERKTYGKMSRGMICSSDELNMGDDGTKGIIVLPPETEIGKDAVELLELVDEVLDIAVTPDRGYCLSIRGVARETAIAYGLPLRDPALIDVPGPNAYGYPVRISDPLGCDRFTARTVTGLSAEARSPIWLQRRLQKVGMRPISLAVDVTNYVMMELGQPLHAYDRGLVQGTIGVRRAEPGEKLTTLDGAERTLDAEDLVITDDRGPIGLAGVMGGANTEIADHDNVENATADVVIEAAHFDAVSIARTARRHKLSSEASRRFERGVDPQAAAAAAQRTVDLLVLLAGGTAEVGVTEVLAPSAPRTITIPADHPDKVAGVVYGRETVVRRLQEVGCDVYGQDELIVTVPSWRPDLTDPNDLAEEVIRLEGYENLPSTLPKPPAGLGLTDRQRLHRRVGRALAGAGYVEALNYPFIGEQVFDQLGLEADDRARRVVKLSNPLSDEEPVLRTSLLPGLLAALRRNDGRGSHDLALFESGLVFRPREEQRIAAVLPVDRRPTDEELAELNAALPEQPRHVAVVLAGAREQAGWWGKGRPADWADAVEAARSVAREAGAELVIRKGQYGPWHPGRCAELAVTVDGAERVVGHAGELHPRVVKALGLPARTCATEIDLDAVEAAGDATAAAPRISTFPVATQDVALVVDAVVPAAEVEEALREGAGELLESIRLFDVYENAEQLGDGRKSLAYALRFRAADRTLTVDEASAARDAAVALAGGRVGAELRS